Within the Bacteroidia bacterium genome, the region ATCTCTGTAAGTCTTTGCTAATACAGACGCAGCAGCAATTGACTGGTATTTTTCATCACCCTTAACAACACACGTATAAGAAATATTTTTGTAAGGTTTAAATCTGTTACCATCAACTAAAATATGCTTTGGCACTTTAGAAAGTTTATCTAAAGCATTTTGCATTGCCAACACTGAAGCCCAAAGAATATTTATTTTATCGATTTGATTATTATCAACCATTGCGATGCCATAACATATTGCAGTGTTTTGAATAATTTCTCTTAATTGATACCTTAATTTTTCAGAAAGTTTTTTGGAATCATCCAATCCAACAATGTTCACATTTTTTGGTAAAATTACTGCAGCAGCAAAAACAGGACCTGCCAGACAACCTCGTCCTGCTTCGTCACAACCGGCTTCCAGAATCCCGGCTTTCATGCAAGACAATAAAGTTTTAGTCTCCGCTTTCATCATCTAAAAATTCTAAGGCTTTTTCGTTTTTAAGCTCCATTGTTGGTTTATCCTTGTACTTATCGATATTTCCTGTAATACAAATTTTCCTGTTCATTAATACTGTTGCAGGTTCGTAACTAAAATTTGCCACATTAGTTTTCCAGATTGTAAATGAAAATATCTGATTAGGAAACTTTTGGTCGAGATTAAAAACTATTCCTTTTGAATCTTTCAAAACTCTTGATGCTACTACAGTTCCACAAACCGTTGCTTTCTGGTCGTAGAATTTTTCTGCATCAACAGTATTTATTGCTCCCTTGGGTAATTCTTCAACTTCCAGTGGTTTAGCTCCACCTGCCTGCTCTTTGTTAAGCCACGAGTCAATATTATTCATTTTTTCAATTCTGTCCTGTAGTGTATCTGGTAAGGAAGCAAAGAAATTAATTCCTGTTACTTTCTCAACACTGTCAATTGAAACCGCATAACTTATAATTGGCTTAGTATTGGTGCCATTAAGCATTATAAAAGCAATACCTTTTTTATCGTTTCCATTTATATCAACAATAATTTTATAATAATATTTTGGAACAGAAATCATTTTTTCTTTACCGATTTTTTTAAGACTATCTGTTAACAGTCCTCCTGTAACAACGAATACAGGTTCGTTATATTCCAGTACATATTGTCGCACAAAATCTTCTAATTGCGACCATTTTCCTCTGTTAAATTCAGGTTTCTGCGGCGACATGTTAGAATAATAATACGATTCACTCAATGCCCTTTTCGACCAACGAAAATCTGCCGAAGCAGCTAAATGCCCTCTGTCATAACCAGTATTAAAATAATCTTCTTTGCCAGGTGTGCCAGAAATAACCATTGAATCTTTTCTAAAGTCATTTGTTCTCGATTGAATTCCGGTTTTTATATCAGGTAAAATCATATGTACCACCCATAGTGATTGCCCATGCCTTTCATCGTAAAACATCGACATTGCGGAATGATTAATAAGCATTCCTTCGCCAGATATTTTTGGCAAACCGTATTGTTTAATTTCTTCCCTTATCCATTGTAATTTAAGACTTTCCAGCTTTTGATTATATACTTTCTGACTATCTGAAAAAGAAATCAATTTATCTTCAAACTGCTTAATTTTCTTTTCGGTATTAGTTTGAGCAATAATAATATTACAACTAAATATTAAAAACAACAACACAAATAGCTTATTCATTTATCTAATTTTTCTAAAAACAATATTAAAGTTTAAAATCTTTACCAAATTTACCAAATCATTAGAGAAAACATGCATTTTTTTCTTAATTTCGACAAATAAAATATTCTTTATGCTTTCAAAAGCAATTATAAAACTAATCCGTTCGCTCGATCAAAAAAAGTACAGAGTTGAGAATAATCTGTTTGTAGTCGAAGGACATAAAATAGTTGGAGAAATTATTAAATCAGATCTTAAAATAAAATATTTAATTGCAGTTAAAGATTGGTTAGCAGAAAATAAAAAACTCCCAAAAACTGAAATATTTGAAGTAACTGAAAAAGAACTTCAGCAAATTTCTTTTCAAAAAACACCACAGCAGGTTTTAGCTGTTTGTAACATTCCCGATAACAGATTAAATTTTGAGGATTTAAAAAACACTTTAACTCTTGCTCTTGATGATGTTCAAGACCCTGGTAATTTAGGAACTATTATTCGTATCGCAGATTGGTTTGGAATTAAAAACATTATAGCAAGCCCTGCAACTGCTGATTTATACAATCCAAAAGTAATTCAGGCAACAATGGGTGCTTTTGCAAGAGTTAATGTACATTATCATTCACTTCCAGAGTTTTTTAACAAAATACAATCAGAAACAAATTTACCAATTTACGGAACAACTTTAACCGGTGAAAACATTTACAAGCAAAAACTCACTAATAATGGGATTATTGTTATGGGAAGTGAAGGTAACGGTATCTCCAAAGAAGTTCTAAAAGTCTTAACAAATCAACTATTTATACCACCATTTCAATCTGATTCACCAACCAGCGAATCGCTAAATGTGGCAACTGCAACTGCTATAATTTGCGCTGAATTCAGAAGACAACAAAGTTCAGAATAACTTACAACATTTAGTGCAAGCGTCCGCTTGTGCTAATAACAATATTTAATTATAACGGATGGAGCTTGACATAGCTGGGCGATTAGCCCTAGTGGATATCAAGCCGCTGGGGTGTATGTATTTTGTTACAGTTGTCAAGTTACCACCGCCCGCCCAGTTATGTTAAGGTAGTGTTAGCCATAGTATTTTATTGAATATAAATATTTTTTATTCGGGTTGGAACTAGTGAGTAATTCTCGTAAAACATTAAAGTTGCATTTCCAGTTCCTAGATTAATATGTCCATCAATTAAACCACATTGGTTTGATTCATATGTTCCAGGTACTGGTTGGAACCAACCATTTAGAGTTCCTGTCTCATAAGCAATAGCCCAACTATTATTTATAATTTTTAAATGTGTTCCATTTGGTAAATTTGCACATATACTATAATTCGAACCTGGAGAGTATATTGTATCTGCATTTAAAATATTTATTCCATATATTCCTGTGTCAGGGAAAACAATATTATTTGTAACAGTATAATTGCAAGAGTCTTTATACAGGTTTATATATTTTTCGAAATCTGGAATTGTCGTTGTTATACCTAGCGAAATATATTTATTCTCAATATTGCTTCTTATGTTTGTTAGTGAAAGTAATTTTGTGTCATTAATTAATGATGATCCAAGAGTTGGACTATTTAAAATACCATCTGTACGGATATCTGTACTAATATCGCCAAGCAATTGAGTCAATTCTGCTTCGGTTCTATAACCTTGAAGAATCAACGAAACAGCAAGTAATATTGCGTTATTGTCGCCTTCCTTAGAAATATCAAGCAATTCCGATTCAGGAATTCCAGATTTTTGAATAGAAAAGATATTTAATATTTCACTTTGTGCTTGCTGCTTTGCTGCATTAAAAGTCAAGCCTTGATTTAATAGATATTCTATTCTCGAAACCTCTAGAGTACTTAGCAAATTAACGTTTACAGTATTTTTATTCGTTATGTCTGACATGGCATAAAGTGAAATAGCAGCATTTGAATTGGAATTTGTTATTTCATTAAAATAAAATCCATCTGCTTTTAGTTTCGCAAAAGAAGTTTGAATTTCGATATTGTTTATTTCAAAAGAACCAAGATTATCTAATATTTGAGTATTAAAAGATTTTCCAGTTTGCAAGAAACTTTCATTTAATTCAAAAAGAGTCAACGAAGACCCATTTACAAAAGGTCCTTTTTGACTTAATCCATCAATTTTAGCTTTATAAAAAGTATCTGTTTCTTTTTTATCCTTTTTGCATCCAAAAAAAATAAATACAATAAGAATTGTCATTCCAATAATCTTTTTCATATTCTCAATATTTAAGTTCATTTTAAATATTATGGCTAACTTATTTATACAAACCATATCATCATACACATATAAAATATATTAGTCGTATATGTATTGTAATTTTTCATTCTTATCATATTAATTTACATCATCCTTATCTCATGCATCCCATAACATCCTACCCTACCATCATTATGTTTTAATTGTATATGCCCGTTTGGTTCTACTTTAATGATTGTTGCTTTAAATATTTCGCCATCTTTTACAAATGAAGATTCTTTACCACATTTATACAACAATGAATTATACTTTATGTCTATATTGTTAAACTCGGAGTCTTTTAACTGCTCATAACGCGTCATTATTAAGCCATGTAGGAGTTTTAAGCTTTCCTCTAATACAAAAGGAACTTCTGTCATCATTTTTAAAGAAACTGCATTTGACAAATTGTTAGGAAATTTTTCCTGATTAAGATTAAGTCCAATACCGATTACCGCTGCATTCAACTTTTGTCCAATCCATGTATTCTCTATCAAAATACCAGCAACTTTTTTATCTTTAATATAAATATCATTAAACCATTTAACATAGACCTCAGAACAAAATAATCCAACATAATCGGCTAAACCAAGTGACACAATTTTTGATAAATATGCCTGATTCTCGGGCTTTAAAAATGCAGGTCGTAAAACAATTGAAATGGTTAAATTTTGTCCTGGTTCGCTTTCCCAAACATTCGTATTTTGACCTCTGCCGTTTGTTTGATTTTCTACCCAAATTACTGTTCCTTCTTTTAAATCCTGATTTTCTAGCAACTCTAATGCAACAGAATTTGATGATTTTGCTTCTTTAATTTTAATTATTTCCATATAAATATAATTTTAAACACAAGGTAATTCAACAAAGAAAGTAGTTCCTTCTCCTGCTTTTGTAACATACTGTATTTGTCCGCCCATTCCTTCAACCATATTCTTAACCATTGCAAGACCTAATCCCATACCGCTTGTTTTTGTAGTAAAATTAGGGTTAAATAGCTTTTTCTGTACTTCATCAGTAATTCCGGTTCCATTATCAGAAATCTTAACAATTGCCAATGATGAGTAGTTTAATGTCTCTACTTTTACTAGTCCCTCTTTACCGGATGGGATAGCCTGAATAGCATTTTTAACTAGATTAGTCAGCACTCGTAATATTTGCTCTTTATCAGCATTAACATATATCTCTTCAATATTATGATTTTCAAAAACAATATTCACATTATCGCTCTGCTTATATAACTGAACAATACTCTGAGCTTTTTCCACAATATTAATTCTCTCAATAACCGGCGACGGAAGCCTTGCAAATAATGAAAACTCTGAAGCTATTGTTGAAAGTGCATCAATTTGTTCAATTAATGTTTTTCCCATTTTATCAACCAGATTCTCCCATCCCGGGGTTTTATCATTATACGAACGAAGCAGATGCTGAACAGAAAGTTTCATAGGAGTGAGCGGATTCTTTATCTCATGTGCAATTTGTTTTGCCATTTCTCTCCAGGCTATCTCCCTTTCCGATTTTGCTAATATTTCGGCAGAACTGGAAAGCTCTTCAAGCATTCTGTTATATTCACTTACAAGTGAGCCAATCTCATCCATTCGCTCATACACTATTGGTTCATTCTTTTTCCCAAGTTCAATTTCCCGGAATTTTCTTTGTAACATAATCAACGGTCTTGTCAAACCATTTGTTATAAATACTGTTATTGACATTGCCAGCAAAATCAATATCAAATAAATATTTACAAGAGTAATTGCAAATGAAGATACTTCGCGTGTAAGCGTATTTTGTCTTGTAAAATATGGCAGATTCAAATAAGCAATTACCTTGCCTTTTACATTATAAAAAGGAACATAAGCCGATAAATACTTTAACTCACCTATATGTTCTTCAAGAATAACTTCAGGCTTATATTGGTATAATATGTTATAATATGCTTCAGGATTAATCAGATTTCCAACAAATCCCTTATTAAATACCTCAGGTCGTGAAGTTGCATAAAGCTTACCATTGTTGTCATACAGATTTATATCAGAATAAAATACATTAGAAAACTTTATTAGTAACGATGTAATAAATTCTGTTTGTTCGGGGAGTAGTTTTTCTTCTTTGCCAATTTTATTATTTAGCTCAACCAATACAGACTGTATTTTTTCCGAAATATTATCATAATTCTTTTTCTCATAACGGGAAATAATATAATAAACAGTTCCACTTCCAATAAGAATAAATGAAAGCACTAAAACTGATATAAATGAAATTAAAATTCTTGAACGAATATTTAATGTAAATTTTATACTAAGCTTATTTATATTTCTTATTAAAACAAATGATAAAAACAAAATAAAAAACAAAACTATAGTATAAGAAAGACCTATTATAACGTCATAAAATGTGGGTGCAGGAGTACTTAAAACAATTGTAGTATTTTTATCATATTTATAAAATAAATGCTCATACCCCTCGCTCCTTTTAACAAAAAATTCTTGTTTAGGAACATTATATGCATTTAAAGAAAACCTATACTCAAACTCGCCATTACGTGTTAATAGTTTTCCGTTTCTGTATTTTGCATAACTATATTTCTTTGCAATATTCGCATCGCTAACCTTTTTGTCTAATAGCAATTCGGGATACCCTAATTCCTGACTTAATAACCTGGAATCAAGCTCAATGAATAATCGTGTACTTAATGAATCGAATCCTTTTGGTAAAAATGTTAGTATTCCTAAATAACTAATTCTACCCTTTTCATTGTCAACAAAATAAAAATTTGTACCGGGAATAATCACACCTTGATCTTTAACTATCTTTTCAAAGAAATCAAAACAACCATAAAATTCGCCTGTTTGCTCAATCTTTAAATTATCATAAGATGTACAAACAGTAGTCTGAATATCGTATTTAGTCCAGAATCCATAAAAATAATTCTCGCGCAGATATTGAAATATTTCAAACCGTTTATCAAGTGGTTTTCGTGCCAGTTCAGAAATGGTTTTATCTTCAACAATTTTCTTTTGCAAATCTTCGAGAAGCATTTCGGCAACAAGGTCGCGTTCATTGGAAAGTCCAATTGCAACAACTTTTCTTACATTTAACGATTTTACCTGACTGTAATATAATGTAAAAGCAGTAAAATAAATAGCAGTTAGAAAAATCAGAATAACATACTTATAAAATCCGAAATTTTTAATTGAATATCTGAATATAGCAAGCAATACAAAACTCGAGATAAAAAATAACAAAGAATACAATTCTTTATTTTCCTGAATAAAAAAAGTAACTGCAAAAACTAATAATTCAGGAATAATAAACCAGGAAATTACTTCCTTAATACTAAACCACCTTCTTAATATAATTATAGCCTTATCAAATATAAAGAATTGCGAAGAAAACAGTAATGTAAGTATTGCAAATGCTGTTATACTGTTTATATCAATATCAAGA harbors:
- a CDS encoding DNA/RNA non-specific endonuclease yields the protein MNKLFVLLFLIFSCNIIIAQTNTEKKIKQFEDKLISFSDSQKVYNQKLESLKLQWIREEIKQYGLPKISGEGMLINHSAMSMFYDERHGQSLWVVHMILPDIKTGIQSRTNDFRKDSMVISGTPGKEDYFNTGYDRGHLAASADFRWSKRALSESYYYSNMSPQKPEFNRGKWSQLEDFVRQYVLEYNEPVFVVTGGLLTDSLKKIGKEKMISVPKYYYKIIVDINGNDKKGIAFIMLNGTNTKPIISYAVSIDSVEKVTGINFFASLPDTLQDRIEKMNNIDSWLNKEQAGGAKPLEVEELPKGAINTVDAEKFYDQKATVCGTVVASRVLKDSKGIVFNLDQKFPNQIFSFTIWKTNVANFSYEPATVLMNRKICITGNIDKYKDKPTMELKNEKALEFLDDESGD
- a CDS encoding biotin--[acetyl-CoA-carboxylase] ligase yields the protein MEIIKIKEAKSSNSVALELLENQDLKEGTVIWVENQTNGRGQNTNVWESEPGQNLTISIVLRPAFLKPENQAYLSKIVSLGLADYVGLFCSEVYVKWFNDIYIKDKKVAGILIENTWIGQKLNAAVIGIGLNLNQEKFPNNLSNAVSLKMMTEVPFVLEESLKLLHGLIMTRYEQLKDSEFNNIDIKYNSLLYKCGKESSFVKDGEIFKATIIKVEPNGHIQLKHNDGRVGCYGMHEIRMM
- a CDS encoding RNA methyltransferase; this translates as MLSKAIIKLIRSLDQKKYRVENNLFVVEGHKIVGEIIKSDLKIKYLIAVKDWLAENKKLPKTEIFEVTEKELQQISFQKTPQQVLAVCNIPDNRLNFEDLKNTLTLALDDVQDPGNLGTIIRIADWFGIKNIIASPATADLYNPKVIQATMGAFARVNVHYHSLPEFFNKIQSETNLPIYGTTLTGENIYKQKLTNNGIIVMGSEGNGISKEVLKVLTNQLFIPPFQSDSPTSESLNVATATAIICAEFRRQQSSE
- a CDS encoding ribonuclease HII, translated to MKAETKTLLSCMKAGILEAGCDEAGRGCLAGPVFAAAVILPKNVNIVGLDDSKKLSEKLRYQLREIIQNTAICYGIAMVDNNQIDKINILWASVLAMQNALDKLSKVPKHILVDGNRFKPYKNISYTCVVKGDEKYQSIAAASVLAKTYRD